In Nitratidesulfovibrio sp., the following are encoded in one genomic region:
- a CDS encoding LysR family transcriptional regulator, whose amino-acid sequence MVMHLRVLRCFVEVVRAGGFSAAAQAVCATQSTVSKAVRGLEEDCGAILLQRTPAGVTLTAAGEVAYRRALAMLAEKEALDAEMDDLRNVRRGTLRFGVPPVGSTLLFARQFAEYRRRYPGVRIELREKGCYALEEDVLRGELEMALALLPVSDQFEVSPLCDEPLMALLPQGHPMQGCATLRLRDLDGSAFIQFEQGFALNARIRERCLKQGVCLDETLCSGQIPFIISLVSAGLGVALVPRLMLTEPMPHGIHQALLNDDELRWRAVLAWRKGHSLSPAAAAWLELMHEMPPRIPGGGDHRQTAADAPGVPGDGPAETARGEAGDEKAPPVRAGRQCTAGRTRGRKR is encoded by the coding sequence ATGGTCATGCACCTCAGGGTATTGCGCTGCTTTGTCGAGGTGGTTCGGGCGGGAGGATTTTCCGCCGCGGCGCAGGCCGTGTGCGCCACACAGTCCACGGTCAGCAAGGCCGTGCGCGGGCTGGAGGAGGACTGCGGGGCCATCCTGCTGCAGCGAACCCCTGCGGGGGTGACCCTGACGGCGGCGGGCGAGGTGGCCTACCGCCGCGCACTGGCCATGCTGGCCGAAAAGGAAGCGCTGGACGCAGAGATGGACGACCTGCGCAACGTGCGCCGGGGCACGCTGCGCTTCGGCGTACCGCCGGTGGGCAGCACCCTGCTGTTCGCCCGGCAGTTCGCCGAATACCGCCGCCGCTATCCGGGCGTGCGCATAGAACTGCGCGAAAAGGGCTGCTACGCGCTTGAAGAGGACGTGCTGCGCGGCGAACTGGAAATGGCCCTGGCCCTGTTGCCCGTCTCCGACCAGTTCGAGGTGTCGCCCCTGTGCGACGAGCCGCTCATGGCCCTGCTGCCGCAGGGTCACCCCATGCAGGGCTGCGCAACCTTGCGTCTGCGCGACCTGGATGGCAGCGCGTTCATCCAGTTCGAGCAGGGCTTCGCGCTCAACGCGCGCATCCGCGAGCGTTGCCTGAAACAGGGAGTGTGCCTGGACGAAACCCTGTGCAGCGGCCAGATACCCTTCATCATCAGCCTGGTATCCGCCGGGCTTGGCGTGGCGCTGGTACCGCGCCTGATGCTGACGGAACCGATGCCGCACGGCATTCACCAGGCCCTGCTGAACGACGACGAACTGCGTTGGCGCGCGGTGCTCGCCTGGCGCAAGGGGCACAGCCTGTCCCCGGCGGCGGCGGCGTGGCTGGAACTGATGCACGAAATGCCGCCGCGCATCCCCGGTGGGGGCGACCACCGCCAAACGGCGGCGGACGCGCCGGGCGTACCCGGTGACGGGCCAGCGGAAACGGCAAGGGGAGAAGCAGGGGACGAAAAAGCCCCGCCGGTCAGGGCGGGGCGACAATGCACGGCAGGCAGGACCCGAGGGCGAAAGCGCTGA
- a CDS encoding chemotaxis protein CheA, with protein sequence MNPGGTARRVFTEEARDLLIDLEEALLELESHPGDAALMARVFRALHTLKGTGAMFGFDAVARFTHVVEDLFDSVRKAGVPATSELLALGLDAKDHLQELLDRGASALAPPQAPPPGMAEDSADADRVAARERELLDRIGGLAARWAVPLTGGALADDAAVLADTSSNASPHVYPTAAPRIILAPSGHTAPESSSVSDDSPREPRVYWLRYIPSPGALRRGLDPSRLLDGLHGLGPLHVWPHCEAVPGLDGLDAEAVHLRWDAVLVTEHPVAMVREPFAALMDEAGLDVEALGEERLLPSPELLCRIAAQGRVADAAGLLAAAGAGDEALRAVRGQGAPVGINGINGISELGGAVPSVSVGMSAVVSAPWPVPECAPPVGDDAAPAGIPRPGGDEGATTSLRVDSAKVDRLLDNVGELVILQARLSRIATDHDDPRLRELAEGLERLTESLRDSTMSVRMVPLDATFHAFRRLVRDLAARLGKDVRFVAEGGETELDKTVIDHLRDPLLHLVRNAMDHGVEHADVRLAAGKPAEAVLRLSAVHAGGEVLVTVSDDGAGIDLDKLRAVGVARGLLAPDADPGEAELLQLLFLPGFSTASGVSDLSGRGVGLDVVSTALGSLRGSVDVVTRRGEGTAWRLRIPLTLAIIDGLRVRVGDETFILPLTQVQACLERFVDGEAATLGLIEYRERLVPCLSLRRFLDVPGAQPAYERVIIANVDGQPVGFAVDGVAGLEQAVIKRLGGPCRRAAWIAGSSVDAEGGISLILDAAQLVRVAQGMQER encoded by the coding sequence ATGAACCCCGGCGGCACCGCGCGGCGCGTGTTCACCGAGGAAGCGCGCGACCTGCTCATCGACCTCGAGGAAGCGCTGCTGGAACTGGAATCGCACCCCGGCGATGCCGCGCTGATGGCACGGGTGTTCCGCGCGTTGCACACCCTGAAGGGCACTGGCGCCATGTTCGGTTTCGACGCCGTGGCCCGCTTCACCCACGTGGTGGAAGACCTGTTCGACAGCGTGCGCAAGGCCGGGGTTCCGGCTACGTCAGAATTGCTGGCCCTTGGCCTGGACGCCAAGGATCATTTGCAGGAACTGCTGGACCGGGGCGCATCGGCCCTTGCGCCACCGCAGGCCCCGCCGCCGGGCATGGCGGAAGATTCCGCCGATGCGGACCGCGTTGCCGCGCGCGAGCGTGAACTGCTGGACCGCATCGGCGGGCTGGCGGCGCGTTGGGCCGTTCCCCTCACCGGTGGTGCGCTGGCTGACGATGCCGCCGTGCTGGCGGACACGTCGTCCAACGCGTCGCCGCACGTTTACCCCACGGCGGCCCCGAGGATCATCCTTGCGCCGTCCGGACACACGGCCCCGGAATCGTCCTCGGTTTCCGACGACTCTCCCCGCGAACCCCGGGTGTACTGGCTGCGCTATATCCCGTCGCCCGGCGCGCTGCGCCGGGGGCTGGACCCTTCCCGGTTGCTGGATGGCTTGCACGGGCTTGGCCCCCTGCATGTCTGGCCCCACTGCGAAGCCGTGCCCGGACTGGACGGGCTGGACGCGGAAGCGGTGCACCTGCGCTGGGACGCCGTGCTGGTCACGGAACACCCGGTGGCCATGGTCCGCGAGCCGTTCGCCGCGCTGATGGACGAAGCCGGACTGGACGTGGAGGCGTTGGGCGAGGAGCGTCTGCTGCCCTCGCCGGAACTCTTGTGCCGCATCGCGGCACAGGGGCGTGTTGCCGATGCGGCCGGGCTGCTGGCTGCCGCCGGGGCGGGCGACGAGGCCCTGCGGGCGGTGCGCGGGCAGGGCGCCCCAGTTGGAATCAATGGAATCAATGGAATCAGTGAACTCGGTGGGGCCGTTCCGTCGGTATCCGTGGGCATGTCTGCCGTCGTGTCCGCGCCCTGGCCCGTGCCGGAATGTGCGCCCCCGGTCGGTGACGACGCCGCCCCGGCGGGCATCCCGCGCCCCGGCGGCGACGAAGGTGCCACCACCAGCCTGCGCGTGGACAGCGCCAAGGTGGACCGCCTGCTGGACAACGTGGGCGAACTGGTCATCCTGCAGGCGCGCCTTTCACGCATCGCCACCGACCATGACGACCCGCGTCTGCGCGAACTGGCCGAAGGCCTGGAACGGCTGACCGAATCCCTGCGCGACAGCACCATGTCGGTGCGCATGGTGCCGCTGGACGCCACCTTCCACGCCTTCCGGCGGCTGGTGCGCGACCTGGCGGCCCGGCTGGGCAAGGACGTGCGCTTCGTGGCCGAGGGGGGCGAGACGGAGTTGGACAAGACCGTCATCGACCACCTGCGCGACCCGCTGCTGCATCTGGTGCGCAACGCCATGGACCACGGCGTGGAACATGCCGACGTGCGCCTGGCGGCAGGCAAGCCCGCCGAGGCGGTATTGCGCCTGTCCGCCGTCCATGCGGGGGGCGAGGTGCTGGTCACCGTGTCCGATGACGGCGCGGGCATAGACCTGGACAAACTGCGCGCCGTGGGCGTGGCGCGCGGGCTGCTGGCACCGGACGCCGACCCCGGCGAGGCGGAACTGCTGCAACTGCTGTTTCTGCCCGGCTTCAGCACGGCCAGCGGCGTTTCCGACCTTTCCGGGCGCGGGGTGGGGCTGGACGTGGTCAGCACGGCACTGGGGTCACTGCGCGGCAGCGTGGACGTGGTCACCCGGCGGGGCGAGGGCACGGCCTGGCGGCTGCGCATTCCCCTTACCCTGGCCATCATCGACGGCCTGCGGGTGCGCGTGGGTGACGAAACGTTCATCCTGCCGTTGACCCAGGTGCAGGCGTGCCTGGAGCGCTTCGTGGACGGCGAGGCCGCCACGCTGGGCCTCATCGAATACCGCGAGCGGCTGGTACCCTGCCTCAGCCTGCGCCGCTTTCTGGACGTGCCGGGCGCGCAGCCCGCCTACGAACGGGTCATCATCGCCAACGTGGACGGCCAGCCGGTGGGCTTTGCCGTGGACGGCGTGGCCGGACTGGAACAGGCGGTCATCAAGCGCCTGGGCGGGCCTTGCCGCCGCGCCGCCTGGATTGCCGGGTCCAGCGTGGACGCAGAGGGCGGCATATCGCTGATTCTCGACGCCGCCCAACTGGTGCGCGTGGCGCAGGGCATGCAGGAACGCTGA
- a CDS encoding bifunctional diguanylate cyclase/phosphodiesterase, with protein MQHTWLEPFLEMLGRRRDDPGHAPHPDGLAPDGLHATHTSPVFTLIEVPDAAPGAPAAFPTVPDAAGHAHSGHATEASVRDMVARHEALHMLLVRMVDHVLVRDLYGEEITAGIESLLVEGLWAAVPGLSGQPASAHHLLPLESGEFLVFWPEPATRPQRLADAAFTMKLKLQHHLKDSVLRWTGREVNIGVGCATYRRRPDAEPRQEFFQAVREARTMARKELDLSDLRLARDFKAVLQDNAIRTLYQPIVRFPTGRIMAWEALSRGPVDTPFHSPMMLFDIAEELGMLFALERICRERAIACAGTLAPDQKLFLNIHPRTLTDPGFTPGSTLEAVRAMGLAPENIVFEITERHSIRDFGVFYKTLSHYRGQGFKVAIDDAGTGYSGLATIAELKPDFIKIDMSLIRNINRDPVRRALMETLVSFAEKIGSRVIAEGIETREEAATLMAIGAHYGQGYYLGRPDYPKQETHVDIGELRPTAQLPSVGSLACSMPVGELAEQAHTVPPTTLAGEVRKLFETSDPLTSIAVTDERGKPLGLIMDYHLNRQLSAQYGVALYFKRPVSAVMDTKPLVMEETTPVEDAARLAMSRSRLQAYDDIMITRAGVLTGTVSVQRLLHKLAQVQVELAKGINPLTGLPGNVSLEKELETRLAGGQPFSLLYADLDNFKSYNDTYGFKNGDRIILLLAKVLSWAVQRHGAKGDYVAHIGGDDFVCITSPRHAERVCRAATRCFGRLVRGCYCGEDIARGWITARGRDGMERRFPFVSVSLAVLDCHERSNLHEIGERAAHVKHLAKAIPGNAYVLECGVCQMRALH; from the coding sequence ATGCAACATACCTGGCTGGAGCCGTTTCTGGAAATGCTTGGCCGCAGGCGCGACGATCCTGGCCATGCACCGCACCCGGACGGTCTGGCACCGGACGGCCTGCATGCCACGCACACGTCGCCGGTCTTCACGCTTATCGAAGTCCCCGACGCCGCCCCCGGCGCCCCGGCGGCCTTCCCGACCGTCCCCGATGCCGCGGGCCACGCGCATTCCGGCCACGCCACCGAAGCCTCGGTGCGCGACATGGTGGCCCGGCACGAGGCGCTGCACATGCTGCTGGTGCGCATGGTGGACCACGTGCTGGTGCGCGACCTGTACGGAGAGGAGATCACCGCAGGCATCGAATCGCTGCTGGTGGAAGGATTGTGGGCGGCGGTGCCCGGCCTGAGCGGCCAGCCCGCGTCGGCGCATCATCTGCTGCCGCTGGAGTCCGGAGAATTCCTGGTGTTCTGGCCGGAACCGGCCACCCGCCCGCAGCGCCTGGCTGATGCCGCCTTCACCATGAAGCTGAAATTGCAGCACCACCTGAAGGATTCCGTGCTGCGCTGGACCGGGCGCGAGGTGAACATAGGCGTGGGCTGCGCCACCTACCGCCGCCGACCCGACGCGGAGCCGCGCCAGGAATTCTTTCAGGCCGTGCGCGAGGCGCGCACCATGGCCCGCAAGGAACTGGACCTGTCCGACCTGCGCCTTGCGCGCGACTTCAAGGCCGTGTTGCAGGACAACGCCATCCGCACCCTGTACCAGCCCATCGTGCGCTTTCCCACAGGGCGCATCATGGCCTGGGAGGCCCTGAGCCGCGGCCCGGTGGACACGCCCTTCCACTCGCCCATGATGCTGTTCGACATCGCGGAGGAACTGGGCATGCTCTTCGCGCTGGAACGCATCTGCCGCGAGCGGGCCATTGCCTGCGCGGGCACCCTGGCCCCGGACCAGAAGCTGTTCCTGAACATCCACCCGCGCACCCTCACCGACCCAGGCTTCACCCCCGGCAGCACGCTGGAGGCGGTGCGGGCCATGGGGCTTGCGCCGGAGAACATCGTCTTCGAGATCACCGAACGGCATTCCATCCGCGATTTCGGGGTGTTCTACAAGACGCTGTCGCACTACCGGGGGCAGGGGTTCAAGGTGGCCATCGACGATGCGGGCACCGGCTATTCCGGCCTTGCCACCATTGCCGAACTGAAGCCCGACTTCATCAAGATCGACATGTCGCTCATCCGCAACATCAACCGCGACCCGGTGCGCCGCGCGCTGATGGAAACCCTGGTCAGCTTTGCCGAAAAAATCGGCTCGCGGGTCATCGCGGAAGGCATCGAAACCCGCGAGGAAGCGGCCACGCTGATGGCCATCGGCGCGCACTACGGCCAGGGCTACTACCTGGGCCGCCCCGACTACCCCAAGCAGGAAACCCACGTGGACATCGGCGAACTGCGCCCCACGGCGCAGCTGCCCAGCGTGGGCAGCCTGGCCTGTTCCATGCCCGTGGGCGAACTGGCGGAGCAGGCGCACACCGTGCCGCCCACCACGCTGGCGGGCGAGGTCCGCAAGCTTTTCGAAACCTCCGATCCGTTGACCAGCATCGCCGTGACGGACGAGCGCGGCAAGCCGCTGGGGCTGATCATGGACTATCACCTCAACCGGCAGCTTTCGGCGCAATATGGCGTGGCGCTGTACTTCAAGCGGCCTGTTTCCGCCGTCATGGACACCAAGCCGCTGGTGATGGAGGAAACCACCCCCGTGGAGGACGCCGCCCGCCTGGCCATGTCGCGCAGCCGGTTGCAGGCCTACGACGACATCATGATTACCCGTGCCGGGGTGCTGACGGGCACCGTCTCCGTGCAGCGGCTGCTGCACAAGCTGGCCCAGGTGCAGGTGGAACTGGCCAAGGGCATCAATCCCCTCACCGGGCTGCCGGGCAACGTCTCGCTGGAAAAGGAACTGGAAACGCGCCTGGCCGGGGGGCAGCCCTTTTCGCTGCTGTACGCGGACCTGGACAACTTCAAGAGCTACAACGACACCTACGGCTTCAAGAACGGCGACAGGATCATCCTGCTGCTGGCCAAGGTGCTGTCATGGGCGGTGCAGCGGCACGGGGCCAAGGGCGACTACGTGGCGCACATCGGCGGTGACGACTTCGTGTGCATCACCTCGCCCCGCCATGCCGAACGGGTGTGCCGGGCGGCCACGCGCTGCTTCGGGCGGCTGGTGCGCGGCTGCTACTGCGGAGAGGACATCGCGCGCGGCTGGATCACGGCGCGCGGGCGCGACGGCATGGAGCGGCGCTTTCCGTTCGTTTCCGTCTCGCTGGCGGTGCTGGACTGCCACGAGCGCAGCAACCTGCACGAAATCGGCGAGCGCGCCGCCCACGTGAAGCATCTGGCCAAGGCCATCCCCGGCAACGCCTACGTGCTGGAATGCGGGGTGTGCCAGATGCGCGCCCTGCACTGA
- a CDS encoding lactate permease LctP family transporter, translating to MNWVQQYDPFSNIAASACVAMLPLAILFYMLAVRRAKGHTAAALGLVGALCAAVGVWGMPVGLAVNATLYGMAMGLFPIIWIVLTAVWLYNMTVESGEFEIIKGSLARLTDDRRLQALFIAFAFGAFLEGTAGFGTPVAITAAMLMGLGFSPVYAGGICLVANTAPVAFGALGIPVIVASQVSGLDVALLSQYVGRQLPVFALVVPLWMTVVMCGFRRSMEVLPAIVVASVCFSGTQFLFAELHGPTLPDVMAAIVTIIGLLVLLRFWKPASTWHFADEQPASAAASAHHTTGEILRAWAPYAILAVFVFFWGLDGVKAGLNKVFIQAIEWPGLHGAIAKTAPIVAKDAPYAAKYTFNLLSAGGTAILLAGLLSVPVMSRSGTGYDMKRAIGCFWRTCYQLRFPVLTIMLILGLAQLMNYSGMSSTLGIAFTHTGALFPFFAPIMGWLGVFLTGSNTSSNALFGSMQQATARAVGVDPYLTVAANATGGVTGKMISPQSISVATASTHTVGQEGALFRFALGHSIAMTLVICVLVTLQAYVIGWMLP from the coding sequence ATGAACTGGGTGCAGCAGTACGATCCGTTTTCCAACATCGCCGCCTCGGCCTGCGTGGCCATGCTGCCGCTGGCGATACTCTTCTACATGCTGGCCGTCCGACGGGCCAAGGGCCACACGGCCGCCGCGCTGGGGCTGGTTGGTGCGCTGTGCGCCGCCGTGGGCGTGTGGGGCATGCCCGTGGGCCTTGCCGTCAACGCCACGCTGTACGGCATGGCCATGGGGCTGTTCCCGATCATCTGGATCGTGCTGACGGCCGTGTGGCTGTACAACATGACCGTGGAATCGGGCGAGTTCGAGATCATCAAGGGCTCGCTGGCCCGGCTCACCGACGACCGGCGGTTGCAGGCCCTGTTCATCGCCTTTGCCTTCGGGGCGTTTCTGGAAGGTACGGCGGGCTTCGGCACGCCGGTGGCCATCACGGCGGCCATGCTCATGGGGCTTGGCTTCAGCCCGGTGTACGCCGGGGGTATCTGCCTGGTGGCCAACACCGCGCCAGTGGCCTTCGGGGCGCTGGGTATCCCGGTCATCGTGGCCAGCCAGGTCAGCGGCCTGGATGTTGCCCTGCTCAGCCAGTACGTGGGGCGGCAACTGCCGGTGTTCGCGCTGGTGGTGCCGCTGTGGATGACCGTGGTCATGTGCGGTTTCCGCCGGTCCATGGAGGTGCTGCCCGCCATCGTGGTGGCCAGCGTGTGCTTCAGCGGCACGCAGTTCCTGTTCGCCGAACTGCACGGTCCCACGCTGCCCGACGTCATGGCGGCCATCGTGACCATCATCGGCCTGCTGGTGCTGCTGCGCTTCTGGAAGCCCGCCAGCACCTGGCACTTTGCCGACGAACAGCCCGCCAGCGCGGCGGCCAGCGCCCACCACACCACCGGCGAGATCCTGCGGGCCTGGGCGCCGTATGCCATCCTGGCGGTGTTCGTGTTCTTCTGGGGGCTGGACGGCGTGAAGGCCGGACTGAACAAGGTGTTCATCCAGGCCATCGAATGGCCGGGGCTGCACGGCGCCATCGCCAAGACCGCGCCCATCGTGGCCAAGGATGCACCCTATGCGGCCAAGTACACCTTCAACCTGCTGTCGGCCGGGGGCACCGCCATCCTGCTGGCGGGGCTGCTTTCCGTGCCTGTCATGTCCCGGTCCGGCACCGGCTACGACATGAAGCGGGCCATCGGCTGCTTCTGGCGTACCTGCTACCAGCTGCGCTTCCCGGTGCTGACCATCATGCTCATCCTCGGGCTTGCCCAGCTGATGAACTATTCGGGCATGAGCTCGACCCTCGGCATCGCCTTCACCCACACCGGCGCGCTGTTCCCGTTCTTCGCACCCATCATGGGGTGGCTGGGCGTGTTCCTGACCGGCTCCAACACCTCGTCCAACGCGCTCTTCGGCAGCATGCAGCAGGCCACGGCCCGCGCCGTGGGCGTGGACCCGTACCTGACCGTGGCCGCCAACGCCACCGGGGGCGTGACCGGCAAGATGATCTCGCCGCAGTCCATCTCGGTGGCCACGGCCTCCACCCATACCGTGGGCCAGGAAGGGGCGCTGTTCCGCTTCGCGCTTGGGCACAGCATTGCCATGACCCTGGTGATCTGCGTGCTGGTGACCTTGCAGGCCTACGTAATCGGCTGGATGCTGCCCTAA
- a CDS encoding PAS domain S-box protein: MNAIPPHALSSLLRSPPVRRLWLLLILACGVFTLFLLHAVHTFWETAETYRRSHLREMVLLARNQVQPVLDELAAGAYGRDHALVLVRERVRTMIFNDTRGPNYIFMSGYDGTVLVQPYEPQMEGRSGLGLRDADGVAIIVELIRTAQANPDGGYFSYRYTPPSGSAPEEKLSFVLPIPELACYIGTGSYLGDVHAGERRYILATAVLGVSVFVLLGLTFVTALGALARRGAELEREVEERKATEQRLAAAELKYRTIFHTAQEGIAVIQDGLLRFVNPRIGEILRRPVQELVGTPFTDYLHPADRPVARDRYIRRLSGEPLGTYPPVRICVPEGERWVFGTGVLLEWDGRPAVLVMLTDITDLKEAEQALHAREQQFRAVLTQAPFAMALLHPDGTLREANAEWLALHGLAEATGNPAVYTLDQDRYVLHARLHGLAQAALAGEPIVTEPLEFPPGATPDGTTRWMALRLYPVAGAPGTPDAVAFILHDLTVLMESERERQALLADLSRANRALSRAQRHLKGVLDAMPSAIVVADAADRVVLWNPAAERRFGVAAPSAHGRPLAEIAPELIRHLPRLHAARRGGMATPPERVATPAELPTGVQPGALTGVSRRVEDVTAIPLETGEEMWGILRLDDVSERAAMEDLMVQAEKMASVGSLAAGMAHEINNPLGGILQGVQNLRRRLLDELPANRAAAEGQGVDFGRIAAYAEARRIGGLLDGIRESGERAARIVANMLTFSRRSDPSRVPVQINELLERTLELAVTDYSLARNYDFKRIAVVRRYDPQLPPVRCSASEMEQVFLNLFKNAAQALALRDDGPPPVLTLTTAAEAAHVRIEVGDNGPGMSPELRRRAFEPFFTTREAGAGTGLGLSVAYFIVVTNHKGSITIEEAPEGGAVFVVRLPLA; encoded by the coding sequence ATGAACGCCATTCCCCCCCACGCCCTTTCCTCGCTGCTGCGCAGCCCGCCCGTGCGACGGCTGTGGCTGCTGCTGATACTGGCGTGCGGGGTGTTCACCCTGTTCCTGCTGCATGCGGTGCATACCTTCTGGGAAACGGCGGAAACATACCGCCGCAGCCACCTGCGCGAAATGGTGCTGCTGGCTCGCAACCAGGTGCAGCCGGTGCTGGACGAACTTGCCGCCGGTGCCTATGGCCGCGACCATGCCCTGGTGCTGGTCCGCGAGCGGGTGCGCACCATGATCTTCAACGATACCCGTGGTCCCAACTACATTTTCATGAGCGGCTACGATGGCACCGTGCTGGTCCAGCCCTACGAACCGCAGATGGAGGGCCGCAGCGGCCTTGGCCTGCGCGACGCGGACGGCGTGGCCATCATCGTCGAACTCATCAGGACCGCGCAGGCGAACCCCGACGGCGGCTACTTCTCGTACCGCTACACACCGCCCAGCGGCAGCGCGCCGGAAGAAAAACTGTCGTTCGTGCTGCCCATCCCCGAACTGGCCTGCTACATCGGCACCGGCTCGTACCTTGGCGACGTGCACGCGGGAGAACGCCGCTACATCCTGGCCACGGCGGTCCTGGGCGTGTCCGTGTTCGTGCTGCTGGGGCTTACCTTCGTCACCGCGCTGGGCGCCCTTGCCCGGCGCGGCGCGGAACTGGAGCGCGAGGTGGAGGAACGCAAGGCCACCGAGCAGCGGCTGGCTGCGGCGGAACTGAAGTACCGAACCATCTTCCACACCGCGCAGGAAGGCATCGCGGTCATCCAGGACGGGCTGCTGCGCTTCGTCAACCCGCGCATCGGCGAGATTCTGCGCCGCCCCGTGCAGGAACTGGTGGGAACCCCGTTTACCGACTACCTGCACCCCGCCGACCGGCCCGTGGCCCGGGACAGGTACATACGCCGCCTGAGCGGCGAGCCGCTGGGCACCTATCCCCCGGTGCGCATCTGCGTGCCCGAGGGCGAACGCTGGGTGTTCGGCACCGGGGTGCTGCTGGAATGGGACGGCCGACCGGCGGTGCTGGTGATGCTGACCGACATCACCGACCTGAAGGAGGCCGAACAGGCCCTGCACGCGCGCGAGCAACAGTTCCGCGCGGTGCTTACCCAGGCCCCCTTCGCCATGGCCCTGCTGCACCCGGACGGCACCCTGCGCGAGGCCAATGCCGAGTGGCTGGCCCTGCACGGCCTTGCGGAGGCCACGGGCAACCCCGCCGTGTACACCCTGGACCAGGACCGCTACGTGCTGCACGCCCGGCTGCACGGGCTGGCCCAGGCCGCCCTGGCGGGCGAGCCCATCGTCACCGAACCGCTGGAATTTCCGCCCGGCGCCACGCCAGACGGCACCACCCGCTGGATGGCCCTGCGCCTGTACCCCGTGGCCGGCGCGCCGGGCACGCCCGATGCCGTGGCCTTCATCCTGCACGACCTGACGGTGCTCATGGAGTCCGAACGCGAGCGGCAGGCCCTGCTGGCCGACCTTTCGCGCGCCAATCGCGCCTTGTCCCGCGCCCAGCGCCACCTGAAGGGGGTGCTGGACGCCATGCCCTCGGCCATCGTGGTGGCCGACGCCGCCGACAGGGTGGTGCTGTGGAACCCGGCTGCGGAGCGACGCTTCGGCGTCGCGGCACCGTCCGCCCATGGCCGCCCGCTGGCGGAAATCGCCCCGGAACTGATCCGCCACCTGCCCAGGCTGCACGCGGCACGGCGCGGGGGCATGGCCACGCCGCCGGAACGGGTGGCCACCCCGGCCGAGCTGCCTACGGGCGTTCAGCCGGGCGCCCTGACCGGTGTGTCCCGCCGGGTGGAAGACGTTACCGCCATTCCGCTGGAGACCGGCGAAGAGATGTGGGGCATCCTGCGCCTGGATGACGTGAGCGAGCGTGCCGCCATGGAAGACCTGATGGTGCAGGCCGAAAAGATGGCTTCGGTGGGGAGCCTTGCGGCGGGCATGGCTCACGAGATCAACAACCCCCTGGGAGGGATACTCCAAGGGGTGCAGAACCTGCGCCGCCGCCTGCTGGACGAACTGCCCGCCAACCGCGCGGCGGCGGAAGGACAAGGCGTGGACTTTGGCCGCATCGCCGCCTATGCCGAGGCACGCCGCATCGGCGGGCTGCTGGACGGCATCCGCGAATCCGGCGAACGCGCGGCGCGCATCGTGGCCAACATGCTCACCTTCAGCCGCCGCAGCGACCCTTCCCGCGTGCCGGTGCAGATCAACGAACTGCTGGAACGCACCCTTGAACTGGCCGTCACCGACTACAGCCTGGCCCGCAACTACGACTTCAAGCGCATTGCCGTGGTGCGCCGCTACGACCCGCAGTTGCCGCCGGTACGCTGTTCCGCCAGCGAGATGGAGCAGGTGTTCCTGAACCTGTTCAAGAACGCGGCCCAGGCGCTGGCGCTGCGCGACGACGGGCCGCCGCCGGTACTGACCCTGACCACCGCCGCCGAGGCGGCGCACGTACGCATCGAGGTAGGCGACAACGGCCCCGGCATGTCCCCGGAACTGCGCCGCCGCGCCTTCGAGCCGTTCTTCACCACGCGCGAGGCGGGCGCGGGCACCGGACTTGGCCTTTCCGTGGCCTACTTCATCGTGGTCACCAACCACAAGGGCTCCATCACCATAGAGGAAGCGCCGGAAGGCGGCGCGGTGTTCGTGGTGCGCCTGCCCCTGGCCTGA